The Ralstonia sp. RRA DNA segment CTGGGGCTGGCGGCGGTGTTGCAATCCTCGCCCGTGGCGTTTCAGGCGATCCGCTGGCTGGGCGCGGCTTACCTGATCTGGCTGGGCGTGCAGGCGCTGCGCAGCAAGGGTGGTTTCGGCCTGAGCAACGGCGGCCCGCAAGCGGCACCAGACTTGTGGCAGGTTTTCCGCCAGAGCGTGTTCGCCAACCTGCTCAATCCGAAAGTCACGCTGTTCTTCGTGGTGTTTCTGCCGCAATTCGTCGATGCGCACGCGGGGCATGCCGCGCTGCAGATGCTGCTGCTCGGCGGCGTGTTCATGGCGCAGACCATCGTCGTGTTCAGCCTGTATGGCTGGTGCGCGGCTGCACTGGGCGGCTGGATGCGCCGCACGCCGCGTGCATCGCTGTG contains these protein-coding regions:
- a CDS encoding LysE family translocator — translated: MPHVLLFLLTSIAITVMPGPDNLQVIARGASQGRKAGLAAAAGFASGCLFHTTLAALGLAAVLQSSPVAFQAIRWLGAAYLIWLGVQALRSKGGFGLSNGGPQAAPDLWQVFRQSVFANLLNPKVTLFFVVFLPQFVDAHAGHAALQMLLLGGVFMAQTIVVFSLYGWCAAALGGWMRRTPRASLWLDRVSGCIFIGLGLRVALTK